A single window of Bacteroidota bacterium DNA harbors:
- a CDS encoding beta-lactamase family protein: MKQLNRLYFLIVIVFFSHCKKEEIVPTKSIDCVYADSSTTHPKHTAYTELLERYRKKGLPGISILINDSNGTWIGSSGFADIDKGIKFSPCHISKVASITKLLVGSMVLKLQEQGKININDPISKYIDNDILKKIKNADGKTIKQLMNHTTGIFDVITAPAFYLAIINNPNKTWSFEELLQFVYNKDGEELSSQYPANYSNTNTLLLAMCVEKATGERHDKLLRDLILTPLGMSNTYYQGREQIPNDAAQGYFDLHSNGTIVNVSNYITGSGNGFGGIYSNVFDLFKFMEALFAKKTLLSQASLDLMTEFNREDDDYYCGVSTVKKFTHKATYGIGHTGRDLGYNANSFYFPERGYTIIFFVNYGTNGNSSLKQTFFDFESELTDVVLN, from the coding sequence ATGAAACAGCTAAATAGATTATATTTTCTCATCGTAATCGTTTTCTTTTCTCATTGTAAAAAGGAAGAAATTGTCCCAACTAAATCCATTGATTGTGTTTATGCCGACAGTAGTACAACACATCCAAAGCATACCGCTTACACTGAGTTGTTAGAACGCTACCGTAAAAAAGGTTTACCGGGAATTTCTATTTTAATTAACGACTCCAATGGTACATGGATTGGTTCTAGCGGATTTGCCGACATTGACAAAGGAATCAAATTCTCTCCTTGTCATATATCGAAAGTAGCCAGTATAACCAAACTGTTAGTGGGTTCTATGGTTTTGAAATTACAGGAACAAGGGAAAATCAACATCAACGATCCGATATCAAAATACATTGATAATGATATTTTAAAGAAAATAAAAAATGCGGATGGAAAAACCATTAAGCAATTGATGAATCATACTACCGGAATTTTTGATGTGATTACTGCCCCTGCTTTTTATCTGGCTATCATCAACAATCCAAACAAAACCTGGTCGTTTGAGGAGTTGTTACAGTTTGTATATAACAAAGACGGAGAAGAATTAAGTTCACAATATCCCGCCAATTATTCTAACACCAATACATTATTACTCGCCATGTGTGTTGAAAAAGCGACAGGCGAAAGACATGATAAGTTATTGCGCGATTTGATTTTAACACCTTTGGGCATGAGTAACACGTATTACCAGGGACGAGAACAAATTCCGAATGATGCGGCGCAAGGCTATTTTGATTTACACAGTAACGGAACCATTGTAAATGTATCTAATTACATAACAGGAAGTGGAAATGGGTTTGGCGGAATATATTCGAACGTATTTGATTTATTCAAATTTATGGAGGCGTTATTCGCAAAGAAAACTTTATTATCCCAAGCTTCTTTAGATTTAATGACAGAGTTTAACCGGGAAGACGATGATTACTACTGTGGTGTAAGTACAGTAAAGAAATTTACCCATAAAGCTACTTATGGAATTGGTCACACCGGCCGCGACTTAGGATACAACGCTAACTCATTCTATTTCCCCGAGAGAGGCTACACCATTATTTTCTTTGTTAATTACGGCACAAACGGTAACAGTAGTTTAAAGCAAACCTTTTTCGATTTTGAGAGCGAATTAACCGATGTAGTCTTAAATTAA
- a CDS encoding glycosyltransferase family 39 protein, translating into MIKLALNQIVLEFNKKHLYIVLLTAFVFSYGFISFTAHYIRKVNPNNESKSSQSLVANTMIYSPDDYWYVNQYKNWREGKGFTIDPAYKNLSVRRTPVYPIIYGFFTYEFGYENGIVLLRYFQIILFCISAWLIYLIVLGLTQRTRNALIAAILYGVCPFISSYLPFTITESITPFFVVLTVYSYMNARKTKSNFMYLTTGIVAAICILNRPLCLVLAIAMIFTELMENYKSRAFVLVQTKKSILILIGALIIFMPWVIRNYKVTNGEIILLEKLERKDIMDYGHSLIELRSMVSCFGNPADYGCELFVQRATDNIANNNAGRNEVLLDNFLASFPGTAFQVWNRDTLKNVIKEYLICYESLFKRKGNIEKNNVTGEEEFLNCNEKLRVRYNTMTNEFKKKAFLNYYVLTPLGHLKDIVFQSNTANIAWLQPNEEGYSFVKKCIKAVLYLMNATFYVLFFIGLFSKLLPLWYRIISGISFLVLFIILTFEYRYFETRYYLIIWPFIIINGVAILSFLYETWLKPRLSRRKQTN; encoded by the coding sequence TTGATTAAATTAGCCTTAAATCAAATTGTTTTGGAATTTAATAAAAAGCACTTATATATAGTACTTCTTACCGCGTTTGTTTTTTCTTACGGGTTTATTTCTTTCACGGCTCATTACATTAGAAAAGTTAATCCTAATAATGAAAGTAAGTCAAGCCAAAGTCTTGTCGCGAACACCATGATTTATAGTCCGGATGATTACTGGTACGTAAATCAATATAAAAACTGGCGAGAAGGAAAGGGATTTACGATTGATCCGGCGTATAAAAACTTAAGCGTCCGCCGTACACCGGTATACCCAATAATTTATGGGTTTTTTACCTATGAATTCGGATATGAGAACGGAATTGTTTTATTAAGGTATTTCCAAATAATACTTTTCTGTATTTCTGCGTGGTTAATTTATTTGATAGTGTTGGGATTAACTCAGAGGACAAGGAACGCATTAATTGCGGCCATACTATATGGGGTTTGTCCGTTTATATCAAGCTATTTGCCTTTTACTATTACAGAGTCCATTACTCCTTTTTTTGTTGTTCTGACTGTTTATAGTTATATGAATGCAAGAAAGACGAAAAGTAATTTTATGTATTTAACAACGGGCATTGTTGCTGCAATTTGTATTTTAAACCGTCCGCTTTGTCTGGTCCTCGCCATAGCGATGATTTTTACGGAGCTAATGGAGAATTATAAAAGCAGGGCATTTGTTTTAGTTCAGACTAAAAAATCTATTTTAATTTTAATAGGGGCTCTTATAATTTTTATGCCCTGGGTAATCAGAAACTATAAAGTAACAAATGGAGAAATTATTTTACTTGAAAAGCTCGAGCGCAAGGATATTATGGATTATGGACATTCTTTGATTGAATTAAGAAGTATGGTTTCCTGTTTCGGTAATCCTGCGGATTATGGCTGCGAGTTGTTCGTGCAAAGAGCAACAGACAATATCGCAAATAATAATGCTGGCAGGAACGAAGTACTGTTAGATAATTTTCTCGCTTCCTTTCCCGGTACGGCTTTTCAGGTGTGGAATAGAGATACCTTGAAAAACGTGATAAAGGAATATCTTATTTGTTACGAGAGTTTGTTTAAAAGAAAGGGGAACATTGAAAAGAACAATGTAACAGGAGAGGAAGAGTTTTTAAATTGCAATGAAAAATTAAGGGTGAGGTATAACACCATGACGAATGAATTTAAGAAAAAGGCTTTTTTAAATTATTATGTATTAACGCCACTCGGACACCTAAAGGATATAGTATTTCAGAGCAATACAGCGAATATTGCCTGGCTTCAACCAAACGAAGAAGGATATTCTTTTGTTAAAAAATGCATTAAGGCAGTTCTATATTTGATGAACGCTACATTTTATGTTTTGTTTTTTATCGGACTGTTTTCAAAACTATTACCACTATGGTATCGTATTATTTCCGGAATCAGCTTTCTGGTTCTGTTCATAATTCTTACTTTCGAGTACAGGTATTTTGAAACCAGATACTATTTAATTATTTGGCCATTTATCATCATAAACGGGGTTGCAATACTCTCTTTTTTATATGAAACGTGGCTAAAACCCCGTTTATCTCGCCGGAAACAAACAAACTAA
- a CDS encoding septum formation initiator family protein, translated as MKKFLNIIRNKYLLTIIGIIVWLLFFDKNDVFSQMELMGKLNKLRADKTYYLAEIKNNRDAIEDLKTNKKSLERFAREKYLMKKDNEDVYVIVKK; from the coding sequence GTGAAAAAGTTTTTAAACATCATTCGAAACAAGTACCTACTTACAATAATTGGCATAATTGTTTGGCTGCTGTTTTTCGATAAAAACGATGTTTTTAGTCAGATGGAATTAATGGGCAAGCTTAATAAATTGCGCGCCGATAAAACATACTACTTAGCTGAAATTAAAAATAACCGTGATGCGATTGAGGATTTAAAGACGAATAAAAAAAGTCTGGAGCGGTTTGCACGCGAAAAGTATCTGATGAAGAAGGACAACGAAGATGTTTATGTCATCGTAAAAAAGTAG
- a CDS encoding YkgJ family cysteine cluster protein, whose translation MDLDQFKKQAENLSKENKQFYTKIKLRKPKNLDEVFHEAHDEAFSEIDCLTCANCCKTTSPIFYQNDIERASHALRMKPGQFIEKYLRIDEDNDYVLQTSPCAFLDGDNYCSIYESRPKACREYPHTDRKKMIQVMDLTYKNTLVCPAVLKITEQVKRELKL comes from the coding sequence GTGGACTTAGATCAATTTAAAAAGCAGGCTGAAAATCTCAGCAAAGAAAACAAACAGTTTTACACAAAAATTAAACTCAGGAAACCAAAGAACCTGGATGAGGTCTTTCATGAGGCGCACGACGAAGCCTTTTCAGAGATTGATTGTTTAACCTGCGCTAACTGTTGTAAAACGACTTCTCCCATTTTTTATCAGAATGACATTGAAAGAGCCTCTCATGCTTTACGAATGAAGCCCGGACAATTCATTGAGAAATATTTACGCATAGACGAGGATAATGATTATGTGTTGCAGACATCACCCTGTGCATTTTTGGATGGAGATAATTATTGTAGCATTTATGAAAGCCGACCAAAGGCTTGTCGGGAGTATCCGCATACCGACAGAAAAAAAATGATTCAGGTAATGGATCTTACCTATAAAAACACATTGGTGTGCCCCGCTGTTTTAAAAATAACAGAACAGGTGAAGCGCGAATTAAAATTATGA
- a CDS encoding ATP-binding cassette domain-containing protein, with protein MIEIKNIHKSFGDRKVVDDVSFTFYPGKTNLMIGESGCGKTTILKLMVGLHALDSGEVLYSGQNFPALQAKEKQEVRKQIGMLFQAGALFDSQTVEENVRFPLDMFTDLSREEKDERVNFCLSRVKLEGRNNLYPSELSGGMKKRAALARAIANNPKYLFCDEPNSGLDPKTSIVIDELIQDITREYNITTVVITHDMNSVLEIGENIMFIHKGKNYWTGTKDQILKADNQELYNFVFASEFMQQVFKAAKS; from the coding sequence TTGATTGAAATTAAAAACATACACAAAAGCTTTGGCGACCGAAAAGTAGTGGATGATGTTTCCTTTACCTTTTATCCCGGTAAAACGAATCTAATGATTGGCGAAAGCGGATGTGGGAAAACAACCATTTTGAAATTAATGGTGGGTTTGCATGCGCTCGATAGCGGTGAGGTGTTATACTCCGGACAAAATTTTCCGGCACTGCAAGCAAAAGAAAAGCAAGAAGTTCGTAAACAAATTGGTATGTTGTTTCAGGCAGGAGCTTTGTTTGATTCACAAACCGTGGAAGAAAATGTGCGATTCCCGCTGGATATGTTTACCGATTTAAGCCGCGAGGAAAAAGATGAACGCGTTAACTTTTGTTTATCACGCGTGAAACTGGAAGGAAGAAATAATTTGTACCCTTCAGAGTTAAGTGGTGGTATGAAAAAACGTGCCGCACTTGCCAGGGCCATTGCAAACAACCCGAAATATTTATTTTGTGACGAACCTAATTCCGGGCTTGATCCAAAAACCTCCATTGTTATCGACGAATTAATTCAGGATATCACCCGTGAATACAATATTACTACCGTAGTAATTACGCACGATATGAATTCCGTTTTGGAAATCGGAGAAAACATCATGTTCATTCACAAAGGGAAAAATTACTGGACCGGCACCAAAGATCAAATTTTAAAAGCCGACAATCAGGAACTTTACAATTTTGTTTTTGCGTCTGAATTCATGCAGCAAGTATTTAAAGCTGCCAAATCATAA
- a CDS encoding ABC transporter permease, which translates to MNLFFHIGRYFMLMFRVFSKPEKFSVYWRQIIYEINSIGIGSLTIVAIISVFMGGVITIQAAFGFTSPLVPLYAVGFTTRESMLLEFCPTIVSLILAGKVGSNIASEIGAMRVTEQIDALEIMGVNSAGYLILPKIIAAVLINPFLIAISMFLGLAGGYIMGISTGACTSYEYIFGIQAFFEPWKLNYSFTKVVTFAFIITSVASYYGYYTDGGALEVGKSSTKAVVMTSILILIFNLILTQLFLTH; encoded by the coding sequence ATGAATCTTTTTTTTCATATCGGCCGTTATTTTATGTTAATGTTCAGGGTGTTCAGCAAACCCGAGAAGTTTTCTGTTTATTGGCGTCAGATCATTTATGAAATCAACTCCATTGGTATTGGCTCTTTAACCATTGTTGCCATCATCTCTGTGTTTATGGGGGGTGTAATCACTATACAAGCAGCATTTGGATTTACAAGTCCGCTTGTGCCCTTATACGCGGTTGGATTCACTACACGTGAATCTATGTTGCTAGAGTTTTGTCCAACCATTGTAAGTTTAATTTTAGCCGGAAAAGTGGGCTCTAACATTGCTTCTGAAATTGGTGCCATGCGGGTAACCGAACAAATTGATGCCCTCGAAATCATGGGAGTTAATTCGGCAGGTTATTTAATCTTACCCAAAATTATTGCAGCGGTTCTTATTAACCCTTTCCTAATTGCCATTAGTATGTTCTTGGGATTAGCAGGTGGTTATATCATGGGAATTTCAACAGGAGCTTGCACGTCTTATGAATATATTTTTGGTATACAGGCTTTCTTTGAGCCCTGGAAATTAAATTACTCCTTTACAAAAGTTGTCACTTTTGCTTTCATCATTACCTCTGTTGCCTCTTACTATGGATATTACACAGATGGTGGTGCATTAGAGGTTGGTAAATCAAGCACCAAGGCCGTTGTTATGACCAGCATTTTAATTTTAATTTTCAATTTAATACTTACTCAGTTATTCTTAACACATTGA
- a CDS encoding VanZ family protein, giving the protein MIKQLLQQHAYKLSIGWALLILGLCSMPGRFIPSTSWLEMLSFDKWVHAGIFFVLVSLLNFSVHFNHQNHTLFYIYFLLSVLYGGALEIMQATVFSERSADWYDIIANSFGCVVALLFKKKLLKWLD; this is encoded by the coding sequence ATGATAAAGCAACTCTTACAACAACACGCCTATAAATTAAGCATTGGATGGGCTTTATTAATCCTTGGCCTTTGCTCCATGCCCGGACGTTTTATTCCCAGTACAAGCTGGCTCGAAATGTTGAGCTTTGATAAATGGGTTCATGCCGGAATATTTTTTGTGTTGGTTAGTCTGCTTAATTTTTCGGTTCATTTCAATCATCAAAATCATACACTGTTTTATATCTACTTCTTACTTTCCGTTTTATATGGAGGCGCCTTAGAAATTATGCAGGCAACCGTTTTTAGCGAGCGAAGTGCAGACTGGTACGATATAATAGCAAACAGTTTTGGCTGTGTAGTTGCCCTACTCTTTAAGAAGAAACTATTAAAATGGCTTGATTAG
- the gcvH gene encoding glycine cleavage system protein GcvH has translation MNFPADLKYTKDHEWVKVSGNTAVVGITDFAQKELGDIVYVDITTIGETVEKEQVFGTIEAVKTVSDLFMPVTGKVLEANKDIDSAPESVNSDPYGKGWIIKVELSNPSDVDGLLSADDYKKLIGA, from the coding sequence ATGAACTTCCCTGCAGATTTAAAATACACAAAAGACCACGAGTGGGTTAAAGTAAGCGGCAACACAGCTGTAGTTGGTATCACTGATTTCGCGCAAAAAGAATTAGGTGATATCGTTTACGTGGATATTACAACCATTGGTGAAACAGTAGAAAAAGAACAAGTGTTCGGAACCATTGAGGCTGTTAAAACCGTTTCTGATTTATTTATGCCTGTTACCGGAAAAGTATTAGAGGCGAACAAAGATATCGACTCTGCTCCTGAAAGCGTTAACAGCGACCCTTACGGAAAAGGTTGGATCATTAAAGTTGAATTATCAAATCCTTCTGATGTAGACGGATTGCTTTCTGCAGATGATTATAAAAAATTAATCGGCGCATAA